One genomic region from Sphingomonas paeninsulae encodes:
- a CDS encoding glutamate--tRNA ligase, whose protein sequence is MTVVTRFAPSPTGRLHVGNIRAALHNWLWARKHGGRFLLRIDDTDAARSTEAFVDTIRADLDWLGLNRDGEERQSERFALYEAQFEKLRAAGRVYPAYETPQELDLKRKVQLGRGLPPVYDRAALTDAPPTDRAPHWRFKLDHDTPILWNDLVRGEQRFDPHLLSDPVIRRADGSWLYLLPSAIDDIDMGITHVVRGEDHVSNTAAQLQMFVALGATPPAFAHEALLVGSEGKLSKRLGALGCDELRDEGIEPIALLALLARLGTSDPIEPIIDTASVIETIDFARFGRAPARFDMAELSGLNAKILHRTGFSRVADRLPKGLDEATWMTVRPNLHTVAEAADWWKVIEGPIDGNPAPEDGDFLKAAASVAATIDWSTDPWHALTATLKEQTGRTGKALFLPLRRALTNLDHGPDMATLLPLIGRERAIARFES, encoded by the coding sequence ATGACCGTCGTCACCCGCTTTGCGCCGTCGCCAACCGGTCGCCTTCACGTCGGAAACATTCGTGCTGCACTCCATAACTGGCTGTGGGCGCGTAAACATGGTGGGCGGTTCCTGCTGCGCATCGACGATACCGATGCTGCGCGTTCGACCGAAGCATTTGTCGATACGATCCGTGCCGATCTGGACTGGTTGGGCCTGAACCGCGATGGCGAAGAGCGCCAGTCGGAGCGATTCGCGCTGTATGAGGCGCAGTTCGAAAAGTTGCGTGCGGCTGGCCGCGTGTATCCTGCTTACGAAACGCCGCAAGAACTCGATCTAAAGCGCAAAGTGCAATTGGGGCGCGGGTTGCCGCCGGTGTATGATCGCGCCGCACTGACGGATGCGCCGCCGACCGACCGCGCGCCACATTGGCGCTTCAAACTTGATCACGACACGCCGATCCTCTGGAACGATCTTGTTCGCGGCGAGCAGCGATTCGATCCTCACCTGCTCAGCGACCCGGTCATTCGCCGCGCCGATGGCTCCTGGCTCTATCTGTTGCCCTCTGCGATCGACGATATCGACATGGGCATCACTCATGTGGTGCGCGGTGAAGATCATGTGTCCAATACGGCGGCACAGTTACAGATGTTCGTCGCGTTGGGAGCAACGCCGCCTGCCTTCGCGCATGAGGCGTTGCTGGTGGGCAGCGAAGGAAAACTGTCGAAACGACTGGGCGCACTCGGTTGTGACGAGCTTCGGGACGAGGGAATCGAACCGATTGCGTTGCTCGCGCTGCTGGCCCGACTCGGCACGAGTGATCCCATCGAACCGATTATCGATACCGCGTCGGTTATCGAGACTATCGACTTTGCCCGCTTCGGACGCGCGCCTGCCCGGTTCGATATGGCGGAACTCAGCGGTCTCAACGCAAAAATACTGCATCGTACGGGATTCTCTCGGGTTGCTGATCGCCTGCCCAAGGGGCTGGATGAAGCAACATGGATGACGGTCAGGCCTAACCTGCACACCGTCGCCGAAGCGGCCGATTGGTGGAAGGTTATCGAGGGGCCGATCGACGGCAATCCGGCCCCGGAAGATGGCGATTTCTTGAAGGCCGCGGCTAGCGTGGCGGCAACGATCGATTGGTCCACCGATCCCTGGCATGCCCTGACGGCAACTTTGAAAGAACAGACCGGCCGCACCGGAAAGGCGCTCTTTTTACCGCTGCGTCGTGCACTAACCAATCTCGACCACGGCCCCGATATGGCGACGTTGCTACCGCTGATCGGGCGCGAACGGGCAATCGCGAGATTTGAAAGCTAG
- a CDS encoding NAD+ synthase, giving the protein MQLKIVLAQMSQSVGDLKGNAAGMLDIRARFQDADLIVFPELQMIGYPPEDLVLKPALIERADAELVEMARVTGDGGPAMLVGTVLRIDGALYNGVVLLDGGKVAAVRTKHELPNYGTFDEKRLFAAGPLSEPIAFRGVKIGVPICEDIWFSSVTDHLKLAGAELLIVPNGSPYEIDKDDLRVSGVAAARVTETGLPLAYLNRIGGQDELVFDGASFVLNGDGSLAHQFPDWDEAVIETLWTGGENGWRCEPGRIATLDPNPADIYSAMVVGLRDYVNANRFPGVVLGLSGGIDSALSAAVAVDALGADRVWCVMLPSRFTADISTSDAAECARMMGCRLDTIPIAEAMMAFDSMLSGVFEGRTPDLAEENIQSRIRGLTLMAISNKFGPMLLTTGNKSEMSVGYATIYGDMAGGYSVLKDAYKTTVFALSRWRNANRPRFGLGPDGPVMPDRVITRPPSAELRDDQQDSDSLPPYDVLDPILHGLVEQELSVSEIVAKGFDHDVVARIERLLYVAEYKRRQSPPGVKLGSRNFGRDRRYPITNAFRTI; this is encoded by the coding sequence ATGCAGTTAAAAATCGTTCTGGCGCAAATGTCGCAGTCGGTCGGCGACCTGAAAGGCAATGCCGCCGGGATGCTTGATATTCGGGCGCGGTTTCAGGACGCGGACCTGATCGTCTTCCCTGAACTTCAGATGATCGGCTACCCGCCCGAAGATCTGGTGTTGAAACCGGCTCTGATCGAACGCGCTGATGCCGAACTGGTGGAAATGGCGCGTGTTACTGGCGACGGTGGGCCGGCCATGCTGGTTGGCACCGTGTTGCGGATCGATGGCGCGCTTTATAACGGTGTGGTCTTGCTCGACGGTGGCAAAGTTGCTGCCGTGCGAACCAAGCATGAATTGCCGAATTACGGCACGTTCGATGAAAAGCGCCTGTTCGCCGCGGGGCCTTTGTCAGAGCCGATCGCGTTTCGAGGCGTAAAGATCGGCGTGCCGATTTGCGAAGATATTTGGTTTTCCAGCGTCACCGATCATTTGAAATTGGCGGGCGCTGAATTGCTGATCGTTCCCAACGGCAGCCCGTATGAGATCGACAAAGACGATCTTCGTGTGTCGGGCGTTGCAGCTGCGCGCGTAACGGAAACTGGGCTGCCGCTTGCGTATCTGAATCGCATCGGCGGGCAGGACGAACTGGTTTTCGATGGCGCGAGTTTCGTGCTGAACGGTGATGGATCGCTGGCACACCAGTTTCCTGACTGGGATGAGGCTGTCATCGAAACGCTGTGGACGGGCGGTGAAAACGGTTGGCGATGTGAGCCGGGGCGGATTGCTACGCTCGATCCCAATCCTGCCGATATTTACAGCGCGATGGTTGTCGGGTTGCGCGATTACGTTAATGCCAACCGCTTTCCGGGCGTTGTGCTCGGGCTGTCGGGCGGGATCGATTCTGCCCTGTCTGCGGCAGTCGCTGTCGATGCGCTGGGTGCGGATCGTGTGTGGTGTGTGATGCTGCCGTCGCGTTTCACGGCCGACATATCGACCAGCGATGCAGCCGAATGCGCCCGAATGATGGGATGTCGGCTCGATACGATCCCGATTGCCGAAGCGATGATGGCATTCGATTCGATGTTGAGTGGTGTGTTTGAGGGACGGACACCCGATCTGGCCGAAGAGAATATCCAGTCGCGTATCCGCGGGCTGACATTGATGGCGATCAGCAACAAATTTGGCCCGATGCTGCTGACAACGGGCAACAAGTCCGAAATGTCGGTGGGTTATGCGACGATCTATGGCGATATGGCGGGCGGATATTCGGTGCTGAAGGATGCGTATAAGACGACGGTTTTTGCACTGTCGCGTTGGCGGAATGCCAATCGCCCGCGGTTCGGTCTGGGGCCGGATGGGCCGGTAATGCCCGATCGTGTGATTACGCGGCCACCGTCCGCCGAATTGCGCGACGACCAGCAGGATTCGGACTCCTTGCCACCTTACGATGTCCTCGATCCTATCCTTCATGGCCTTGTCGAACAGGAATTATCAGTGTCCGAAATCGTGGCGAAGGGTTTCGATCATGACGTCGTCGCCCGTATCGAGCGGCTGCTTTATGTCGCAGAGTATAAACGTCGTCAGTCGCCTCCCGGTGTGAAGCTCGGATCGCGGAATTTCGGGCGCGATCGGCGCTACCCGATCACCAACGCGTTCCGCACGATATGA